The proteins below come from a single Nitrospiraceae bacterium genomic window:
- a CDS encoding TlyA family RNA methyltransferase → MKAGQPSAPSRRPSKERLDSLVLTQELVASREQACRLILAGRVKVDGVLIDKPGKLVATTVSLEVTKPESAYASRAGEKLAPALDAFFISCSGCVVMDVGASTGGFTDCVLQRGANRVYAIDVGYGQLDWKLRTDPRVVVMDRCNIRHLCPRDIPEPVDLAVIDVSFISLRLVLPVILPVLRDQACLVALVKPQFEVGKGQVGKGGIVRDERLREQVRDGFVDYVRTLRLDVIGVMDSILLGKKGNKEMLVGMKKREDKY, encoded by the coding sequence ATGAAGGCTGGTCAGCCATCGGCTCCATCCCGGAGACCATCAAAAGAACGACTGGATTCCCTTGTCCTGACTCAGGAACTGGTCGCAAGCAGAGAGCAGGCCTGCCGACTTATTCTTGCCGGTCGGGTGAAAGTCGATGGGGTCCTGATTGATAAGCCAGGAAAGCTGGTTGCGACAACTGTTTCGCTGGAAGTGACGAAGCCGGAGTCTGCCTATGCCAGCCGAGCCGGTGAAAAGCTGGCACCTGCTTTAGATGCATTTTTTATTTCCTGTTCAGGCTGTGTGGTGATGGATGTAGGTGCCTCCACCGGGGGGTTCACAGATTGTGTGCTGCAACGTGGCGCCAATCGAGTCTATGCCATTGACGTAGGGTATGGGCAGTTAGATTGGAAGCTGAGAACGGATCCTCGTGTTGTGGTCATGGACCGTTGCAATATCCGCCATCTGTGCCCCCGAGATATTCCTGAGCCGGTTGATTTGGCGGTAATCGATGTTTCGTTTATTTCCCTACGTTTGGTATTGCCTGTGATTTTGCCTGTCTTGCGTGATCAGGCGTGTCTCGTCGCTTTGGTCAAACCGCAATTTGAAGTTGGGAAAGGACAAGTCGGAAAAGGAGGCATTGTCCGTGATGAACGATTGCGTGAGCAGGTGAGGGACGGTTTTGTCGATTATGTCCGAACCCTTCGTCTCGACGTCATTGGTGTCATGGATTCGATCCTGTTGGGGAAAAAAGGAAATAAAGAGATGTTGGTGGGAATGAAGAAACGGGAAGATAAGTATTGA
- the xseB gene encoding exodeoxyribonuclease VII small subunit, with protein sequence MAVLKFEKALSRLETIVAELERGELSLDESLRIFEEGVKLSKTCLKMLDDAERKVEILVQDKDGRKRIQAFSVEDSNLPES encoded by the coding sequence ATGGCTGTTCTGAAATTTGAAAAAGCACTGTCCCGCTTGGAAACTATTGTGGCTGAGTTGGAGCGCGGGGAGCTTTCATTGGATGAATCCCTGAGGATTTTCGAGGAAGGAGTCAAGCTCTCAAAAACCTGCTTGAAAATGCTGGATGATGCAGAACGCAAAGTGGAGATCCTTGTGCAAGACAAGGATGGAAGAAAGCGTATACAGGCTTTTTCAGTTGAGGATTCCAATTTACCAGAATCCTAA
- a CDS encoding exodeoxyribonuclease VII large subunit gives MLTVSALTRQIRSTFEQNFPPLWVEGEISNLRCPSSGHRYFTLKDQSSQIRAVLFRSQVDRLKFALQEGLDVFVFGRLSVYEPRGDYQLLLEVVEPKGIGALQLAFIQLKAKLEAEGLFEASRKRLLPLYPHRIGLVTSPSGAAIHDLLTIIHRRWPFAQVLIAPVPVQGDEAAGRIAKAIGVLNQLGKLDVLIVGRGGGSLEDLWAFNEEIVVRAIASSRIPVVSAVGHETDLTLADLAADYRAPTPSAAAELVVPDCSTVRHHLGHQRVRLERCIRSLCVAWRGQVQELTGGLPEPRLVLGQFVQQVDELERQLYVKMKHWCRNLQVQLLKHQSSMWERNPLIDIHRQQMALVDRGVRLARGMSGCILDKRHQTELWMSQLNQLSPLAVLARGYSIVHKLQNGKVVKQSTEVSVGESVRARLHEGELICLVQRTHPLT, from the coding sequence GTGCTTACCGTCTCGGCTCTCACCCGACAGATTCGTTCAACGTTCGAACAAAATTTTCCTCCACTCTGGGTTGAAGGGGAAATTTCTAATCTTCGCTGCCCTTCTTCGGGGCACCGGTATTTTACCCTGAAAGACCAATCGAGTCAGATCAGAGCTGTACTTTTTCGCAGTCAGGTCGACCGGCTGAAATTTGCGCTTCAAGAAGGTTTGGATGTCTTTGTTTTTGGTCGGCTTTCAGTGTATGAACCCCGTGGAGACTATCAATTACTCTTAGAAGTGGTTGAGCCCAAGGGCATTGGTGCGCTGCAATTAGCCTTTATTCAACTGAAGGCAAAGTTGGAAGCCGAAGGATTGTTTGAAGCTTCGAGAAAAAGGCTGCTTCCTCTGTATCCGCATCGGATTGGTCTGGTGACGTCGCCCTCCGGTGCTGCAATCCATGATCTTCTCACCATCATTCATCGACGTTGGCCTTTTGCACAGGTTCTGATTGCTCCTGTTCCTGTGCAAGGAGATGAAGCTGCCGGACGCATCGCTAAGGCTATTGGGGTGCTCAATCAATTGGGCAAATTGGATGTGTTAATTGTCGGGCGCGGTGGAGGATCGTTGGAAGACCTCTGGGCATTTAACGAAGAAATTGTGGTGAGGGCTATCGCCTCTTCCAGGATTCCGGTGGTGTCCGCTGTTGGCCATGAAACCGATCTGACGCTGGCAGATTTGGCCGCTGATTATCGGGCTCCCACTCCCTCTGCTGCGGCAGAGTTGGTGGTTCCGGATTGCTCAACAGTGAGGCATCATCTTGGGCATCAACGAGTACGATTGGAACGGTGCATAAGGAGTTTATGTGTCGCGTGGAGAGGACAAGTTCAGGAATTGACCGGAGGACTGCCTGAGCCTAGACTCGTGCTAGGACAATTCGTACAACAGGTGGATGAGTTAGAGCGACAACTCTATGTAAAAATGAAGCACTGGTGCCGAAATCTGCAGGTGCAATTGCTGAAGCATCAGTCCTCGATGTGGGAGAGGAATCCCCTGATAGACATTCACCGGCAGCAAATGGCTTTGGTTGACCGAGGGGTTCGGCTTGCACGGGGTATGTCGGGGTGCATTCTTGATAAACGACATCAAACAGAGCTGTGGATGTCTCAGCTGAATCAATTAAGTCCTCTTGCGGTCTTAGCGCGGGGGTATAGCATTGTTCACAAGTTGCAAAACGGAAAAGTGGTGAAGCAATCAACCGAAGTGTCTGTAGGAGAGTCTGTACGCGCCAGACTTCATGAAGGCGAATTGATTTGTCTGGTACAGCGTACCCATCCTTTAACCTAA
- a CDS encoding TIGR00282 family metallophosphoesterase has product MNVLFIGDIMGEPGRRVILKHLSTVIQEHQIDLVIGNGENAAGGFGITQEVAEDLFDLGLSVITLGNHAWDKREALEYLQKEQRVIRPANYPDGVPGKGTCVVETIQGERLGILQLMGRVFMPMVDCPFRVAERELALLTTQTRCILVDIHAETTSEKMAMGYFLDGKVSAVLGTHTHVQTADEQILPQGTGYLTDVGMTGPVQSVIGMKPNLVIQKFLTQLPKRFEVATGPSVLSAAVVNLNYSTGKTTHITRLRVFE; this is encoded by the coding sequence ATGAACGTACTGTTTATCGGAGATATCATGGGAGAGCCTGGCCGTCGGGTGATCTTAAAGCATCTGTCAACGGTTATTCAGGAGCATCAGATTGATCTGGTTATTGGCAATGGAGAGAATGCGGCAGGTGGGTTTGGGATCACACAGGAAGTGGCCGAAGACTTGTTTGATTTGGGTCTTTCAGTCATTACTCTGGGCAATCATGCCTGGGATAAACGTGAAGCTTTAGAGTATCTGCAAAAAGAGCAGCGCGTGATCCGTCCTGCAAATTATCCTGATGGAGTACCAGGGAAAGGCACGTGTGTTGTAGAAACCATTCAGGGGGAGCGCCTGGGGATTTTGCAACTTATGGGTCGAGTATTTATGCCCATGGTGGACTGTCCTTTTCGGGTTGCGGAACGCGAATTGGCTCTATTAACGACGCAGACTCGCTGTATACTCGTGGATATACATGCGGAAACCACTTCAGAAAAAATGGCGATGGGATATTTTTTAGATGGCAAGGTGTCTGCCGTCCTTGGAACCCATACGCATGTTCAAACCGCGGATGAACAAATCTTACCTCAGGGAACAGGATATTTAACCGATGTCGGGATGACCGGCCCTGTTCAATCCGTCATCGGGATGAAACCAAACTTGGTGATTCAGAAATTTCTGACCCAACTTCCAAAAAGATTCGAAGTGGCGACAGGACCTTCTGTTTTAAGTGCGGCAGTAGTAAATCTTAATTACTCAACTGGAAAAACCACTCACATCACGCGCCTTCGTGTGTTTGAGTAA
- the rny gene encoding ribonuclease Y, with protein sequence MDTVIPILAVVVGLFLGFVLSKVYQQQRDLKRRSAAEEQAQQVTQNAQREAENLVKEAKIEVKDLLFQAKAELETKEKEKRNEIQAADRKIIQREEALERKINQFEKRDEEMRRKERTLKEMEEALINKAAACDQAIKEHRLALEQVAGITAEEAKRQLLGEIESEARMDAALLTKRILDEAKETAEREAREIVTRSIQRITRDYVNEATISVVPLANDSMKGRIIGREGRNIRALEAATGVDLIIDETPEAVIVSGFDPLRREVAKIALERLMQDGRIHPTRIEEVVEKVKGDLDKLMRDDAEKVIFEVGLSDFHPEIVKLLGRLKYRTSYGQNNLYHAREASYICGIMAAELGLDVKLAKRGALLHDIGKVVSHEEEGTHAMLGAELAKKYGESELIVNAIAAHHEQVEPLCPESVLVAAAEALSAARPGARRETLEAYVKRLEKLESLATGFTGVDKAYAIQAGREIRVIIRQGELNDSESFALSRDLAKKIEQELTYPGQIKVTVIRENRFIEFAK encoded by the coding sequence ATGGACACGGTAATTCCCATACTTGCAGTGGTGGTCGGGCTATTTCTTGGATTTGTGTTATCAAAGGTGTATCAGCAACAGAGAGACTTGAAGCGTCGGTCAGCAGCTGAAGAGCAAGCTCAACAGGTCACCCAAAATGCTCAACGAGAGGCCGAAAATCTAGTCAAAGAAGCAAAAATCGAAGTGAAAGATCTGCTGTTTCAAGCCAAGGCTGAACTTGAAACAAAAGAAAAGGAAAAGAGGAATGAGATTCAAGCCGCGGATCGAAAAATCATCCAGCGAGAAGAGGCCCTCGAGCGTAAGATCAACCAATTTGAAAAACGTGATGAGGAGATGCGACGAAAAGAGCGTACCCTTAAGGAGATGGAAGAAGCTCTAATCAATAAAGCCGCTGCGTGCGACCAAGCCATTAAGGAGCATCGGCTTGCCCTTGAGCAGGTGGCAGGAATTACCGCAGAAGAAGCCAAGCGCCAGTTATTAGGTGAAATTGAAAGTGAAGCACGAATGGATGCGGCATTGTTAACAAAAAGAATTTTGGATGAGGCTAAAGAAACCGCTGAACGAGAGGCTAGAGAAATTGTGACCCGGTCGATACAGCGGATCACAAGAGATTACGTCAACGAGGCTACGATTTCAGTGGTTCCTCTCGCGAATGATAGCATGAAGGGAAGGATTATTGGTCGAGAGGGAAGAAATATTCGAGCTTTGGAGGCTGCAACCGGCGTTGATCTTATTATTGACGAGACCCCGGAGGCAGTGATCGTGTCCGGATTCGATCCCCTTCGAAGGGAGGTCGCGAAAATTGCGCTTGAACGCCTTATGCAGGATGGGCGTATTCACCCGACTCGGATTGAGGAAGTCGTAGAAAAGGTCAAAGGTGACTTAGATAAGTTAATGAGAGACGATGCTGAAAAAGTCATCTTTGAAGTCGGGCTTTCAGATTTTCACCCTGAAATTGTCAAATTATTGGGTCGTCTGAAATATCGAACCAGTTATGGCCAGAATAATTTATATCATGCCAGGGAAGCGTCATATATCTGTGGGATTATGGCCGCAGAGCTGGGGTTAGATGTGAAATTGGCAAAGCGAGGAGCCCTCTTGCATGATATAGGAAAAGTGGTTAGTCATGAAGAGGAGGGGACACATGCGATGCTCGGGGCGGAATTGGCAAAGAAGTATGGAGAGTCGGAGCTCATTGTGAATGCCATTGCTGCCCATCATGAACAAGTTGAGCCGCTGTGCCCCGAATCGGTATTAGTGGCTGCTGCGGAAGCTCTCTCGGCCGCCCGCCCAGGTGCCAGACGCGAAACCCTCGAAGCGTATGTCAAGCGATTGGAAAAGCTGGAATCGTTAGCTACGGGGTTTACGGGGGTTGATAAAGCCTATGCAATCCAGGCTGGGCGTGAAATTCGGGTAATAATTCGTCAAGGAGAATTGAACGACAGTGAAAGTTTTGCTCTGTCTCGGGATTTGGCCAAAAAGATTGAACAAGAACTGACCTACCCTGGGCAGATTAAGGTGACCGTCATTCGAGAAAATCGCTTTATCGAGTTTGCCAAATAG
- a CDS encoding cell division protein ZapA has product MTRTIEVEIFGHRISLQGEGDEAYFHELAGYVDAQMRNLAQKTRTSTPTKLAILAAINITDQLFRQERHRQFGEAEIERRTQVILETIEKHLAANPQ; this is encoded by the coding sequence ATGACGAGGACCATTGAAGTCGAAATCTTTGGTCATCGAATCTCTCTCCAGGGAGAGGGAGATGAGGCGTATTTTCATGAGTTGGCCGGGTATGTTGATGCGCAAATGCGTAACCTCGCCCAAAAAACACGAACAAGCACACCCACAAAGCTGGCTATTTTGGCCGCAATTAACATTACGGATCAGCTCTTCCGACAGGAGAGACACCGGCAGTTTGGAGAAGCTGAAATTGAGCGACGGACTCAAGTCATACTGGAAACGATAGAAAAACATCTTGCTGCCAACCCCCAGTAA
- the zapB gene encoding cell division protein ZapB, with product MSVEKLETLEVRVKKLLDLVIELRQDKSHLEQELESTRERLAKHEEMSEGWEEERSTIRSRIEKVLGELEFLDRSND from the coding sequence GTGAGCGTAGAGAAATTGGAAACGTTGGAGGTTCGAGTTAAAAAATTACTTGATCTTGTTATTGAACTACGGCAGGATAAATCACATCTTGAACAGGAGTTGGAATCGACTCGGGAACGGCTGGCCAAACACGAAGAAATGTCTGAAGGATGGGAAGAGGAGCGAAGCACAATTCGATCCAGAATTGAAAAAGTGCTAGGCGAGCTTGAATTCTTAGACCGTTCAAACGATTAA
- a CDS encoding transglycosylase SLT domain-containing protein, with amino-acid sequence MDHAKFFNEFVAANGNSALVKHARVRYGYWLKESSPLEAIPLLQASLRDFPILGDYLTFWMGQAYSHAGLGKEAAEAFQQFNEHFPDSLLRADALYAGGGVLAKLGDCESALSMWAQALSIKSDHPQSPNAFFQMGLCSAQMGEREKAIEIFRELWWKFPLAPERVQAESWLRREVGSLFLPSPEERFKRSMALYNGGALEEAVQEFQHITSLSPPTPQLLQVQYTLAMALVRLKRYDQAEAILTLLSRSSSSRRDDAWVWLGRVYLRQGKGPELEALVGTLSIEKVTGDQQSLLLTFYGIWLEDHGRWLEAGKVYKRAAAVAHTLTQRLDALWRVGWIHYQQKQFLEAIEVFQEIIQAVGNPQTDSSLHAASQALYWLARAQEHLGQMEPARERLKSLSQDYPFTYYGQLAEIRLGPTEFTTKQWAVLASTDIINVEAPAHLQQDIHYQKTLELRTLRLYKEAEQELEAAFARFGADPKAFPQLVTLASEVGAYDVGIRLSIRHFGGTLRKGQLHSSSAAWLGAFPMGYQSVIQSYAPKHVDPFLVAGLIREESLYNARVVSPVGAIGLMQLMPETAKKVGRQLGLQKSDSDRKGLDEPNRNIQLGAYYLGQLLNEFQGNIIYAVAAYNAGPQAVKRWIGQNGHRDPDEFIELIGYRETRGYVKRVLGSYRIYRTLFGDVCRGVSLDRFC; translated from the coding sequence TTGGATCATGCCAAGTTTTTCAATGAATTTGTGGCAGCCAATGGTAATTCCGCTTTGGTCAAACATGCTCGGGTTCGTTATGGATATTGGCTCAAGGAATCCTCCCCTCTTGAGGCCATTCCTCTGTTGCAAGCCTCTCTTCGAGATTTCCCTATTCTAGGGGATTATCTCACCTTTTGGATGGGGCAGGCATACTCCCATGCTGGTTTGGGGAAGGAAGCAGCAGAGGCATTTCAACAGTTTAATGAGCATTTTCCCGATTCTTTGCTTCGAGCTGACGCACTCTATGCGGGGGGGGGTGTTTTGGCAAAATTGGGGGATTGCGAATCCGCTCTCTCGATGTGGGCTCAGGCTCTCAGTATAAAATCTGACCATCCCCAATCCCCAAATGCCTTCTTTCAAATGGGTCTATGTTCGGCTCAGATGGGAGAACGGGAAAAGGCCATTGAGATTTTCCGTGAATTATGGTGGAAGTTCCCCTTAGCTCCAGAGCGAGTTCAGGCCGAGTCGTGGCTGCGCCGGGAAGTGGGTTCCTTGTTTCTACCTTCCCCAGAAGAGCGATTTAAGCGTAGCATGGCATTGTATAATGGTGGGGCATTGGAAGAAGCCGTTCAGGAATTTCAACATATTACGTCTCTATCCCCTCCCACTCCTCAGCTTCTTCAGGTTCAATACACGTTGGCCATGGCCTTAGTTCGTTTGAAACGGTATGACCAGGCAGAAGCGATACTAACCTTACTTTCACGTTCCTCCTCCTCCAGAAGAGATGATGCCTGGGTGTGGTTGGGAAGAGTTTACTTGCGTCAGGGGAAAGGGCCAGAATTGGAGGCTCTTGTCGGAACCCTGTCGATTGAAAAAGTAACAGGTGATCAGCAATCATTGCTTCTCACATTTTACGGAATTTGGTTGGAAGATCATGGGCGTTGGCTAGAGGCAGGGAAGGTCTATAAGCGGGCAGCGGCTGTGGCGCATACGCTGACGCAGCGGTTAGATGCGCTTTGGCGAGTGGGGTGGATTCATTATCAACAGAAACAATTCCTTGAAGCCATTGAGGTGTTTCAAGAGATTATCCAGGCAGTTGGAAATCCTCAAACCGATTCTTCTCTGCATGCGGCTTCACAGGCTTTATACTGGCTGGCCCGTGCCCAGGAACATCTCGGACAAATGGAACCCGCGCGAGAACGTCTAAAAAGTTTAAGCCAGGACTACCCATTTACTTACTACGGGCAATTGGCGGAGATTCGGCTCGGTCCCACAGAATTTACGACGAAACAATGGGCGGTGTTGGCATCAACAGACATAATAAATGTGGAGGCTCCAGCTCATCTGCAGCAGGATATCCATTATCAAAAAACTCTAGAGTTACGAACCCTGCGCTTGTATAAGGAAGCAGAACAAGAGCTTGAGGCGGCTTTTGCCCGCTTCGGAGCTGATCCCAAAGCCTTTCCTCAATTGGTCACCTTAGCAAGCGAAGTTGGGGCCTACGACGTCGGGATTCGATTATCTATTCGTCATTTTGGTGGAACGTTGAGGAAAGGACAGCTCCATTCCTCGTCTGCCGCCTGGTTGGGAGCATTTCCCATGGGCTACCAAAGTGTCATTCAATCGTATGCCCCAAAGCATGTGGATCCGTTTTTAGTCGCGGGGCTTATCCGAGAAGAAAGCCTATATAATGCTCGTGTTGTCTCCCCGGTTGGCGCGATTGGCCTGATGCAGCTTATGCCAGAGACGGCCAAAAAAGTTGGGCGTCAATTAGGATTGCAGAAGTCCGATTCTGATCGAAAGGGGCTGGATGAGCCAAATCGCAATATTCAATTAGGGGCGTATTACCTGGGGCAATTACTGAATGAATTTCAGGGCAATATTATTTATGCCGTAGCCGCGTATAACGCAGGACCTCAGGCGGTCAAACGGTGGATTGGGCAAAATGGTCATCGAGATCCAGATGAATTTATCGAGCTGATTGGGTATCGAGAGACTCGTGGATATGTGAAACGCGTACTCGGAAGTTATCGAATTTATCGGACATTGTTTGGGGATGTCTGCCGGGGTGTTTCTCTTGACAGGTTTTGTTGA
- a CDS encoding HDOD domain-containing protein, whose protein sequence is MIEYGHQADDDFWNGKEERTHKNWVSSFHSGKPLAPWSGSFSARLLMGEDTKFVELSSQVSPYLELEVERHVQAVAGNAGVIPVDLERALNLGIEVFLLSEECAVESSCIAALWRHSLRTGYLAARIALYLGSNARMVWQSFVGGVLHDIGMLVFCTQQPGVFRAVVDISQCRGGSLAVLERRVLGYTHGEIGATFLARWGIDDVLLAIAAFHDDPWNAPHGTFGPLTAVYAGNFVEGGGIGQDGDGVIGGEGEAYLTRLGLWDDLPIWQSWMPSIPQMAIH, encoded by the coding sequence GTGATTGAATATGGGCATCAAGCCGATGATGACTTCTGGAATGGGAAGGAAGAAAGGACTCATAAAAATTGGGTGTCTTCGTTTCATAGTGGAAAGCCGCTGGCTCCCTGGTCGGGATCTTTTTCAGCACGGTTGCTGATGGGAGAGGACACAAAATTTGTGGAGCTTTCATCTCAGGTGTCACCTTATCTTGAGCTTGAGGTGGAAAGGCATGTGCAGGCAGTGGCGGGAAATGCGGGAGTGATCCCGGTTGATCTGGAGCGTGCGTTAAACCTTGGGATCGAAGTGTTTCTGTTGTCCGAAGAATGCGCAGTAGAGTCTTCGTGTATCGCCGCCTTGTGGCGGCATAGCCTCAGAACAGGTTACCTGGCTGCACGGATTGCCTTATATCTGGGATCGAATGCACGGATGGTATGGCAATCGTTTGTGGGAGGGGTGCTCCATGATATTGGCATGCTTGTGTTTTGCACTCAGCAGCCAGGGGTATTTAGGGCGGTTGTAGATATATCTCAATGCCGAGGAGGGAGCTTGGCGGTGCTGGAAAGGCGGGTCTTAGGGTATACTCACGGAGAAATTGGAGCCACTTTTCTGGCGCGATGGGGTATAGATGATGTGCTACTGGCGATTGCGGCCTTCCATGATGATCCATGGAACGCTCCCCATGGGACCTTTGGCCCTTTGACGGCGGTGTATGCCGGAAATTTTGTTGAGGGAGGAGGGATCGGTCAGGATGGGGATGGAGTCATTGGGGGAGAAGGAGAAGCATATTTAACCCGTTTAGGTCTGTGGGATGACCTTCCGATTTGGCAAAGTTGGATGCCAAGCATTCCGCAAATGGCGATTCATTGA
- a CDS encoding PAS domain S-box protein has product MARTPAHRPVLLVGTYPETQEMFRDAFSVPSMDAPPVETLSSDKRVARPGAQPSLPQFTLVSVELGPQVLAKFAEAQAANNPFALVVIEGRSGEWEIVRDLVEELWKCDQTLRCIFCLPSNRASWPHRLVVSRPEQWAILRIPFVGEEAFQLACCLSLPVLESVEPGFDRATDSDENVCSSIPYLDIDGDNGEEATGALESARGELAASRYYVENILRSMADSLLVINADMTIGAVNPSLLNLLGYQEDELIGQSPGLIFGEEFSQGAIIENLLLHGSVSGVESSFLTHEGQKITISVSGSMMQDLQGQFQGLVCVAQDITERKRMEEEKLQLHEQLMETSRQLGMAEVATGVLHNVGNVLNSINVSIGVITDLLKNSMVGDVGRISQLLDRHREDLGTYLSQNPKGKQLPHYLEKLSGQLKEEQRVALLELERLREKAGHAQQCVAAQQDLAKLNGMTEQVCVAEVVAEALAVNQKMLQEANVAVIQEFQEVPQLIVDKHQLLQILVDVICNACQAMESAAQRYLVVRIKLVIGPPDSLCVEIQDTGSGIPPDDITKIFGQGYSTKYRGRGLSLHHGALMAKNMGGALRAQSEGMGQGATFFLDLPGNFHFPDL; this is encoded by the coding sequence ATGGCACGGACTCCTGCGCATCGCCCTGTGTTATTGGTGGGGACTTATCCCGAAACCCAAGAAATGTTCCGGGATGCGTTCTCTGTGCCGTCTATGGATGCCCCGCCGGTAGAGACCTTATCAAGTGACAAGCGTGTTGCGAGGCCCGGAGCCCAGCCATCTTTACCGCAGTTCACTCTTGTCAGCGTGGAATTGGGGCCTCAGGTTTTAGCGAAGTTCGCAGAGGCTCAAGCTGCGAACAATCCTTTTGCTCTCGTTGTGATTGAGGGTCGTTCAGGGGAATGGGAAATTGTGCGAGATTTGGTTGAGGAGCTATGGAAATGTGATCAGACCTTACGGTGCATATTCTGTCTCCCTTCCAATCGCGCATCTTGGCCCCATCGGCTGGTTGTGAGTCGGCCCGAGCAATGGGCGATACTTCGGATCCCATTTGTTGGAGAAGAAGCCTTTCAATTAGCTTGTTGTTTGAGCCTGCCGGTATTGGAATCGGTGGAACCTGGGTTTGATCGGGCAACCGACTCTGATGAAAACGTTTGTTCCTCTATCCCCTACCTGGATATTGATGGCGATAATGGCGAAGAGGCGACGGGGGCATTGGAGTCTGCTCGTGGCGAATTAGCGGCTTCCAGATATTATGTTGAAAATATTCTTAGATCGATGGCCGATTCCCTATTAGTTATTAATGCCGATATGACTATTGGGGCGGTGAATCCTTCTTTGCTAAATCTTTTAGGTTATCAGGAGGATGAGCTCATTGGGCAGTCGCCCGGCCTAATTTTTGGTGAGGAATTTTCCCAGGGGGCCATCATCGAAAATCTCTTACTTCATGGATCGGTGAGTGGGGTGGAATCCAGTTTCCTGACTCATGAGGGACAGAAAATTACCATTTCGGTCTCTGGTTCGATGATGCAGGATTTGCAGGGGCAATTTCAGGGATTGGTATGTGTGGCCCAGGATATCACTGAACGAAAACGGATGGAAGAAGAGAAGCTGCAATTGCATGAGCAGTTAATGGAAACCTCAAGGCAGTTGGGGATGGCTGAAGTAGCGACTGGTGTGCTGCATAACGTGGGCAATGTGTTAAATAGCATTAATGTGTCTATCGGGGTCATCACGGATCTTTTGAAAAATTCGATGGTGGGAGATGTAGGTCGGATCTCACAGTTATTGGATAGGCATCGTGAAGATCTTGGAACGTACTTATCGCAAAATCCCAAGGGAAAACAACTACCGCATTATTTGGAGAAATTATCGGGGCAATTGAAGGAAGAGCAGCGAGTGGCATTGTTGGAACTGGAGCGCTTGAGGGAGAAGGCCGGGCATGCTCAGCAATGTGTTGCGGCCCAACAGGATCTGGCTAAGCTCAACGGGATGACAGAGCAGGTATGTGTAGCTGAGGTGGTAGCAGAGGCCCTCGCAGTGAATCAAAAGATGTTACAGGAAGCCAACGTTGCGGTGATTCAGGAGTTTCAGGAGGTGCCACAGCTCATCGTGGATAAGCATCAACTCCTTCAGATTTTGGTGGATGTCATTTGTAATGCCTGTCAGGCAATGGAATCGGCTGCGCAGAGGTATTTAGTTGTGCGTATCAAGCTTGTCATTGGCCCTCCGGATTCTCTATGCGTGGAAATTCAGGATACCGGCAGCGGGATTCCTCCGGACGACATTACAAAAATTTTTGGACAAGGGTATAGCACCAAATATCGAGGACGGGGCTTGAGTCTGCATCACGGTGCGTTAATGGCAAAAAATATGGGAGGGGCACTTCGCGCTCAAAGTGAGGGCATGGGGCAAGGCGCCACATTTTTTCTAGACCTGCCAGGGAATTTTCATTTTCCCGATTTGTAA